The Lynx canadensis isolate LIC74 chromosome D1, mLynCan4.pri.v2, whole genome shotgun sequence genome has a segment encoding these proteins:
- the CD1H11orf58 gene encoding small acidic protein, which yields MSAARESHPHGVKRSASPDDDLGSSNWEAADLGNEERKQKFLRLMGAGKKEHTGRLVIGDHKSTSHFRTGEEDKKINEELESQYQQSMDSKLSGRYRRHCGLGFSEVEDHDGEGDVAGDDDDDDDSPDPESPDDSESDSESEKEESAEELQATEHPDEVEDPKNKKDAKSNYKMMFVKSSGS from the exons ATGAGTGCTGCCAGGGAGTCCCATCCGCACGGGGTGAAGCGTTCAGCCTCCCCAGACGACGAT CTTGGATCTAGCAATTGGGAAGCAGCAGACTTAGGtaatgaggaaagaaaacaaaagttcttGAGACTTATGGGCGCAGGAAAG AAAGAACATACTGGACGTCTTGTTATAGGAGATCACAAATCAACATCTCACTTCCGAACAg gggaagaagacaagaaaattaatgaagaacTGGAGTCTCAATATCAGCAAAGTATGGACAGTAAATTATCAGGAAGATATCGACGACATTGTGGACTTGGCTTCAGTGAG GTAGAAGATCATGATGGAGAAGGTGATGTGGctggagatgatgatgatgatgatgattcacCTGATCCTGAAAGTCCAGATGACTCTGAAAGTGAttcagagtcagagaaagaagaatctgCTGAAGAACTCCAAGCTACTGAGCACCCTGATGAAGTGGAGGatcccaaaaacaaaaaagatgcaaAAAGCAACTATAAAATGATGTTTGTTAAATCCAGTGGTTCATAA